Proteins co-encoded in one Syntrophales bacterium genomic window:
- a CDS encoding formylmethanofuran dehydrogenase subunit E family protein: MKELNGFSFEEYLKIVRSFHGHLTPELILGCFMVRLALENFYGSEPYYVICETPYYLPDAIQILTHCTIGNGMMKIIDLGRLAVTFYDRKKGEGIRVFIDTSKISNWPEIYNWYTGKREKIKIPESLIQELVTAGASILGLHPVSLKKEYRTEHFSDIFSICPSCREAYPAKDGAQCRACQGNSPYE; the protein is encoded by the coding sequence ATGAAAGAACTGAACGGTTTCTCATTTGAAGAATACTTGAAAATTGTTAGATCCTTCCACGGACATCTGACACCGGAGTTGATACTCGGTTGTTTCATGGTAAGGCTAGCACTGGAAAATTTCTACGGTTCTGAGCCTTACTACGTAATATGTGAAACCCCTTATTACCTTCCGGATGCCATTCAGATTCTAACACACTGCACAATCGGAAATGGTATGATGAAAATAATTGATCTTGGGCGACTCGCCGTCACGTTTTACGATAGGAAAAAAGGTGAAGGTATCCGAGTATTCATCGACACTTCCAAAATTTCCAACTGGCCGGAAATCTACAACTGGTACACAGGAAAGAGGGAAAAAATCAAAATACCAGAATCTCTTATCCAAGAGCTAGTCACTGCAGGCGCCTCCATACTCGGATTGCATCCCGTTTCGCTAAAAAAAGAGTACCGCACTGAACATTTCAGTGATATTTTTTCTATTTGCCCTTCCTGTAGAGAAGCATATCCCGCAAAAGACGGTGCCCAATGTCGAGCTTGTCAGGGAAATTCTCCCTACGAATGA